The Acidimicrobiales bacterium DNA window GGCGTCGACCTCGACGGTGGCGAGGTGCACCGTGCACCCGGTGACGACGGCCCCGGCGGCGAGCGCCTCTTCCACCGCGTGCCACCCGGGGAATGCCGGCAGCAGGGCGGGGTGGGTGTTGAGGATCCGGTCCGGGAACGCCTCGTGGACAGGCGCGTCGAGCACCGTGCCGAAGCCGGCCATGGCCACGAGGTCGATACCGTGGGCCTCGAGGACCTCGGTGACCCGCCGCGTGAAGGCGAGGCGGTCGAAGGCCGCGCCGTACCCGCCGAACGACCGGCGGTCCACCACCTCGGCGTCGATGCCGGCGGCGGTGGCGATCTCCACGGCGCGACAGGGCCGGTCCGCCAGGACCAGCACCACCGGGACGCGGTCGGCGAGCATCGCCTCGAGGATGCTCCCGGTCCCGGACACGAGCACCGCGACGCGCACGGCGGTCACGCTACCAGCGGCGCCTGCGACCACCCACGGCGATCAACCGACGATCAGCCGACGATCAGCCGACGATCAGCCGAGGCTCTTGACGATCTCCACCATGCGCTCGCCGGCCTCGGTCGGGTTGAGCGCCACCGTGGCGCCGGCCTCCTCGAGCGCCGCCATCTTGGCCTGCGCGGTTCCCTGCGAGCCCGAGATGATGGCTCCGGCGTGGCCCATCTTGCGTCCCGGCGGCGCGGTGACCCCGGCGACGTAGCAGACGACGGGCTTGGACATCGACTCCTTGATGAAGGCCGCCGCCTCCTCCTCCGCCGAGCCGCCGATCTCCCCGATCATCATCACGGCACGGGTGTCGGGGTCGGCCTCGAAGGCCGACAGGCAGTCGATGAAGCTGGTGCCGGGCACGGGATCGCCGCCGATGCCGACACACGTGGTCTGCCCCACCTTCTGCTGGGACAGCTCGTGCAAGGCCTGGTAGGTGAGCGTCCCCGACCGGCTCACGATTCCGACCGGTCCGCCGGGCAGGGCGATGTCCCCGGAGGTGATGCCGATGTTGCACTTCCCCGGCGAGATCACGCCCGGGCAGTTCGGGCCGAGCAGCCTCGTGCCGGGGAAGTCTCGCCTCAGCGTGTTGAAGAACAGGGCCTCGTCCTGGGCGGGGATGCCCTCGGTGATGCACACGATGAAGCCGATGCCCGCGGCGGCGGCGTCGAGGATGGCCGCGGGGGCGCCCTTCGGCGGCACGACGACGAACGACGCGTCGGCGCCCGTGGCCGCCACGGCCTCGGCGACGGTGTCGAAGACGGGGATGCCGTCCACGTCGGTCCCGCCCTTGCCCGGGGTGACCCCGGCGACGACCCTGGTCCCGTAGTCGCGGTTGCGCAGGCCGTGGAACCGGCCCTGACTGCCGGTCAGGCCCTGCACCACCACCTTGGTGTTCTCGTCGACGAAGATGCTCACCGGTCTCCTCCTGCCAACGCGACGGCCCGGCGCGCCGCGCCGAGCATGGTTTCGTCCACGACCAGGCGGTCCGACACGTGCCCGGCGAGGATCTCGTGGCCCAGCTCGGCATTGGTGCCGTCGAGGCGCAGCACGATGGGCGAGCGCAGGTCGACGCGGCCGAGCGCCTCCACGATGCCGTTGGCCACCTCGTCGCACCGGGTGATGCCGCCGAAGATGTTCACGAAGATCGACCGGACGGCATCGTCGGTGTTGATCACCTCGAGGGCCGCCGCCATGACATCGGCGTTGGCGCCACCGCCGATGTCGAGGAAGTTGGCGGCGCTGCCGCCCACCTGGTTCACGACGTCCAGCGTGCTCATCGCCAGCCCGGCGCCGTTGGCGATGATGCCCACGGACCCCGACAGGCCGATGTAGTTGAGGCCCTTCTCCTTGGCGAGCAGCTCGCGCTCGTCGAACGTCTCGGTCCCGGCGAACTCGTCCCACTCGGGATGCCGGAAGGCGGCGTTGTCGTCGAGGGTGACCTTGGCGTCGAGGGCGTGGACCCGGCCGTCGGTGGTGAGGATCAGCGGGTTGATCTCGGCCAGGTCGCAGTCGCCGTCGACGTAGCACCGGTAGAGGTTGCCGA harbors:
- the purN gene encoding phosphoribosylglycinamide formyltransferase; its protein translation is MRVAVLVSGTGSILEAMLADRVPVVLVLADRPCRAVEIATAAGIDAEVVDRRSFGGYGAAFDRLAFTRRVTEVLEAHGIDLVAMAGFGTVLDAPVHEAFPDRILNTHPALLPAFPGWHAVEEALAAGAVVTGCTVHLATVEVDAGRTLAQQEVPVLPGDTVETLHERIKQSERQLYPRVVKDYIASLTRAQRSALP
- the sucD gene encoding succinate--CoA ligase subunit alpha encodes the protein MSIFVDENTKVVVQGLTGSQGRFHGLRNRDYGTRVVAGVTPGKGGTDVDGIPVFDTVAEAVAATGADASFVVVPPKGAPAAILDAAAAGIGFIVCITEGIPAQDEALFFNTLRRDFPGTRLLGPNCPGVISPGKCNIGITSGDIALPGGPVGIVSRSGTLTYQALHELSQQKVGQTTCVGIGGDPVPGTSFIDCLSAFEADPDTRAVMMIGEIGGSAEEEAAAFIKESMSKPVVCYVAGVTAPPGRKMGHAGAIISGSQGTAQAKMAALEEAGATVALNPTEAGERMVEIVKSLG
- the sucC gene encoding ADP-forming succinate--CoA ligase subunit beta; amino-acid sequence: MDLYEYQGKQYFARYGIPTSPGGVADTVDEAVAQAELAGYPVVVKAQVKVGGRGKAGGIKLAADADEVRTHAAAILGLDIRGHVVHRLWVEHASDISHEYYASFTLDRAAKLHLCMVSAKGGVDIEEVAATDPGAIARLHVDPVDGLPAAAAARLVEEAGLHPEARAQAAELLGNLYRCYVDGDCDLAEINPLILTTDGRVHALDAKVTLDDNAAFRHPEWDEFAGTETFDERELLAKEKGLNYIGLSGSVGIIANGAGLAMSTLDVVNQVGGSAANFLDIGGGANADVMAAALEVINTDDAVRSIFVNIFGGITRCDEVANGIVEALGRVDLRSPIVLRLDGTNAELGHEILAGHVSDRLVVDETMLGAARRAVALAGGDR